From Erigeron canadensis isolate Cc75 chromosome 8, C_canadensis_v1, whole genome shotgun sequence, one genomic window encodes:
- the LOC122579966 gene encoding anthranilate synthase beta subunit 2, chloroplastic-like — translation MMAITLPQNPSFQLGSSFPQKTRYLNKASQSLPGNDVTFCGTRSKETRILPKPCHAISEKETSSSFGGLSKNNNPIIVIDNYDSFTYNLCQYMGELGCNFEVYRNDELTVDELRKKKPRGVLISPGPGAPQDSGISLQTVLELGPDVPLFGVCMGLQCIGEAFGGKIVRSPYGVMHGKSSLVYHNEGGEDGLFAGISNPFTVGRYHSLVIEKESFPSEVLEITAWTEDGLVMAARHKVYRHLLGVQFHPESIITTEGKTIVSNFIKLIESREAVSGD, via the exons ATGATGGCTATTACATTGCCTCAGAACCCTTCCTTTCAACTAGGATCATCATTCCCTCAGAAAACCCGATATCTCAACAAGGCTTCCCAGTCACTTCCTGGAAATGATGTTACCTTTTGCGGGACACGATCGAAGGAAACCAGAATCCTACCAAAGCCATGTCATGCTATCTCTGAGAAAGAAACTTCAAGCTCGTTTGGTGGTTTGTCCAAAAATAACAACCCTATAATTGTAATCGACAATTATGATAGCTTCACTTACAACCTTTGCCAG TATATGGGAGAACTCGGATGCAACTTTGAGGTTTACCGGAATGATGAGCTTACCGTGGATGAACTTAGAAA GAAAAAGCCAAGAGGAGTTCTTATATCGCCGGGACCAG GTGCACCGCAAGATTCAGGAATATCATTGCAGACAGTACTGGAACTTGGACCTGATGTACCTTTATTCGGTGTATGCATGGGACTACAGTGCATTGGTGAAGCCTTTGGAG GGAAAATTGTGCGGTCTCCTTATGGTGTTATGCATGGAAAAAGTTCACTGGTGTATCATAACGAGGGTGGGGAAGATGGTTTGTTTGCAGGCATATCAAA TCCATTTACTGTAGGTAGATATCATAGCCTTGTAATTGAAAAGGAAAGCTTTCCGAGTGAAGTGCTCGAGATCACAGCATGGACAGAGGATGGACTTGTAATGGCTGCTCGTCACAAAGTGTATCGCCATTTGTTG GGAGTACAGTTTCATCCAGAGAGCATTATAACAACTGAGGGCAAGACCATTGTTAGCAACTTCATCAAACTGATTGAAAGCAGGGAAGCCGTTTCTGGGGACTAA